From the genome of Spinacia oleracea cultivar Varoflay chromosome 2, BTI_SOV_V1, whole genome shotgun sequence, one region includes:
- the LOC110803152 gene encoding uncharacterized protein, producing the protein MEISKPLLLSSPVLILFSLLIALFFINPPHYFSKENITTMEAENGVSIVEKFGVKILNNPPQSKLDELQVNTWSKWSGQPMKIPWTFEAEETMYLLEGKVKVSVDGQEGSFEIGGGDLVVFPNGMKITWEVLEAVTKHYHLKK; encoded by the exons ATGGAGATTTCAAAACCCTTGTTACTTTCATCTCCTGTGCTCatacttttctctctcctcatagcCTTATTTTTCATCAACCCACCTCATTATTTTTCCAAGGAAAACATCACTACCATGGAAGCAGAAAATGGGGTTTCTATTGTTGAAAAATTTGGAGTCAAGATTCTGAATAACCCTCCTCAGTCCAAGCTTGATGAGCTGCAAGTCAACACTTGGTCCAA ATGGAGCGGTCAACCAATGAAAATTCCATGGACTTTTGAAGCGGAGGAGACAATGTACTTGCTGGAGGGTAAAGTGAAGGTTTCAGTTGACGGACAGGAGGGCTCTTTTGAAATTGGAGGTGGTGACTTGGTCGTGTTCCCTAATGGAATGAAGATCACTTGGGAAGTTCTTGAAGCTGTGACCAAACATTATCACTTGAAAAAGTAA